The following coding sequences are from one Anguilla anguilla isolate fAngAng1 chromosome 12, fAngAng1.pri, whole genome shotgun sequence window:
- the tbcb gene encoding tubulin-folding cofactor B: MDGGVSVITNPTVSVRLTSTLSSFEVNRRFNRGMTIAEFKSKLEMVVGSPASCMDLQLFSASDKFLQKMEDNEALLGSYAVDDDCRIHVIDRSGAQTGEFSDLSKVEKYEIPEDVYEKRTDSVRSFLKKKKVGQFDEEKMAQREAEKAERELEEKTAAEAISVGKRCQVLVSGQPTKVGTVMFVGTADFKPGYWVGVKYDEPLGKNDGSVNGKQYFECQPKYGAFVKPQTVIVGDFPEEDYGLDEM, encoded by the exons ATGGACGGAGGTGTGTCAGTAATCACCAACCCTACGGTGTCGGTGCGTTTAACCAGCACACTCAGTTCGTTCGAAGTGAATCGTAGGTTCAACCGAGGCATGACTATCGCTGAGTTTAAG AGCAAGCTGGAGATGGTGGTGGGCTCTCCAGCCTCCTGCATGGACCTGCAGCTCTTCAGTGCGTCAGACAAGTTCTTGCAAAAGATGGAGGACAATGAGGCCCTGCTGGGGTCCTACGCTGTGGACGATGACTGCAGGATACAT GTGATTGATCGAAGTGGGGCTCAGACTGGGGAGTTCAGCGACCTGTCCAAGGTGGAGAAGTACGAAATACCTGAGGATGTCTATGAGAAAAGAACCG ACTCAGTACGCTCCttcctgaagaagaagaaggtgggGCAGTTTGACGAGGAGAAAATGGCGCAGCGGGAGGCTGAGAAAGCTGAGCgcgagctggaggagaagaccGCTGCCGAGGCCATTTCCGTGGGCAAACGTTGCCAGGTGCTGGTGTCTGGCCAGCCCACCAAGGTCGGCACGGTGATGTTCGTCG GCACAGCAGATTTCAAGCCAGGTTACTGGGTGGGGGTGAAATATGACGAGCCGCTGGGGAAGAACGACGGCAG tGTGAACGGGAAGCAGTACTTTGAGTGCCAGCCCAAGTACGGCGCGTTTGTGAAGCCACAGACGGTGATAGTCGGAGACTTCCCGGAGGAAGACTATGGTCTGGACGAGATGTAG
- the qpctla gene encoding glutaminyl-peptide cyclotransferase-like a translates to MSKGRRYRAAPANNGGGLSVCDQVWKPRPRVLLCCLCVVLSVTLLLGIYLSNDTIGTNVRVHSADLTKEKLSHKPSKLSSAQVRRLASRVDRGRLWEAHLRPILVERLPGTAGSQAVRQHISSQLGSLSAGWSVEVDSFPSPTPRGQVTFSNILAVLDPQAPRRLVLACHYDSKSLPPPPDDPQRVFLGASDSAVPCAMMLELVTALDVQLKALSQQKAPVTLQLVFFDGEEAFEEWTATDSLYGSRHLAELMAHTPYPPGSPHNTLLQAVDLFVLLDLIGGVDPLFVNHFDNTARWFDRLIAAEKRLHKLGLLSSHPSEQSYFRKDFYLGPVQDDHMPFLQRGVPVLHIITTPFPSFWHTLDDTEENMHPPTVENLTKILAVFLAEYLGL, encoded by the exons atgtcgAAAGGGAGAAGGTACAGGGCGGCTCCTGCCAACAACGGCGGGGGGCTTTCCGTCTGTGACCAGGTGTGGAAACCTCGGCCACGCGTGCTgttgtgttgcctgtgtgtggtCCTTTCCGTGACGCTGCTGTTGGGGATTTACTTGTCCAACGACACGATCGGTACAAACGTGCGTGTCCACTCTGCAGACCTTACAAAAGAAAAG TTGTCTCATAAGCCCAGTAAGCTGTCCTCGGCGCAGGTGCGGCGGCTGGCATCTCGGGTGGATCGGGGGCGGCTGTGGGAGGCTCACCTGCGGCCCATCCTGGTGGAGCGCTTGCCGGGCACGGCGGGCAGCCAGGCCGTGCGCCAG CACATCTCCTCTCAGCTGGGTTCCCTGTCCGCCGGCTGGTCTGTGGAGGTGGACTCCTTCCCGTCGCCCACCCCTCGCGGTCAGGTGACCTTCTCCAACATCCTGGCCGTGCTGGACCCCCAGGCCCCCCGCCGGCTGGTGCTGGCCTGCCACTATGACTCCAAGTCCCTCCCGCCGCCCCCCGACGACCCGCAGCGGGTCTTTTTGGGGGCCAGTGACTCGGCTGTCCCCTGCGCCATGATGCTGGAGCTGGTCACCGCCCTGGACGTGCAGCTCAAAGCCCTCTCACAGCAG aagGCTCCAGTGACTCTCCAGCTGGTGTTTTTTGACGGTGAGGAGGCGTTTGAGGAGTGGACGGCCACAGACTCCCTGTACGGCTCTCGCCACCTGGCTGAGCTCATGGCCCACACTCCCTACCCGCCTGGGTCCCCCCACAACACACTGCTGCAGGCTGTG GACCTCTTTGTTCTGCTGGACCTAATCGGTGGTGTAGACCCGCTGTTTGTCAATCACTTCGATAACACCGCCCGCTGGTTCGACCGCCTCATCGCCGCCG aaaagaGACTGCACAAGCTGGGCCTGctctcctcccaccccagtgagcAGAGCTACTTCAGGAAGGACTTTTACCTGGGCCCTGTTCAGGACGACCACATGCCTTTCCTACAGAGGG GAGTCCCAGTGCTGCACATCATCACCACGCCCTTCCCCTCCTTCTGGCACACGCTGGACGACACCGAGGAGAACATGCACCCCCCCACCGTGGAGAACCTCACCAAAATCCTGGCTGTCTTCCTGGCCGAGTACCTGGGCCTGTGA
- the six9 gene encoding SIX homeobox 9 isoform X2 produces the protein MTSSFSPEQVACVCEVLLQGGSVERLASFLSSLPSWPGLQGQESVLKARAAVAFHQGRFPELYALLRGFPFSPRSHPLLQQLWLRAHYLEAEQQRGRPLGAVGKYRVRRKFPLPRTIWDGEETSYCFKEKSRSVLREWYCHKPYPSPREKRDLAAATGLTATQVSNWFKNRRQRDRAAQGPDSSCMIFPPSPLPSSSLGLATCQPPSQLLAYTALC, from the exons ATGACGTCCAGCTTCTCTCCGGAGCAGGTGGCGTGCGTGTGCGAGGTACTCCTGCAGGGCGGCAGCGTGGAGCGGCTGGCCTCCTTCCTGAGCTCCTTGCCCTCCTGGCCGGGGCTGCAGGGCCAGGAGAGCGTGCTGAAGGCCCGGGCGGCGGTGGCCTTCCACCAGGGCCGCTTCCCCGAGCTCTACGCTCTCCTGCGCGGGTTCCCCTTCTCCCCGCGCAGCCACCCtctcctgcagcagctctgGCTCCGCGCGCACTACCTGGAGGCCGAGCAGCAGCGCGGGCGCCCCCTGGGGGCCGTGGGGAAGTACCGCGTCCGTCGCAAGTTCCCCCTGCCCCGCACCATCTGGGATGGAGAGGAGACCAGCTACTGCTTTAAG gagaagTCGCGCAGCGTGCTGAGGGAGTGGTACTGCCACAAGCCGTACCCGTCGCCGCGGGAGAAGAGGGACCTGGCTGCGGCCACGGGCCTCACCGCCACGCAGGTCAGCAACTGGTTCAAGAACCGGCGCCAGAGGGACCGGGCCGCCCAGGGTCCGGACAG cagctgcatgaTTTTCCCGCCCTCCCCACTTCCATCTTCTTCTCTCGGCCTGGCAACGTGCCAGCCTCCTTCACAGCTCCTGGCTTATACTGCCCTCTGCTGA
- the six9 gene encoding SIX homeobox 9 isoform X1, with protein MTSSFSPEQVACVCEVLLQGGSVERLASFLSSLPSWPGLQGQESVLKARAAVAFHQGRFPELYALLRGFPFSPRSHPLLQQLWLRAHYLEAEQQRGRPLGAVGKYRVRRKFPLPRTIWDGEETSYCFKEKSRSVLREWYCHKPYPSPREKRDLAAATGLTATQVSNWFKNRRQRDRAAQGPDREGEESSVPRFLCSDGTLHSTAFPSSDDDLSPPGSPSTPYPCPYPHPHPNNSHCAPTILQGGYQF; from the exons ATGACGTCCAGCTTCTCTCCGGAGCAGGTGGCGTGCGTGTGCGAGGTACTCCTGCAGGGCGGCAGCGTGGAGCGGCTGGCCTCCTTCCTGAGCTCCTTGCCCTCCTGGCCGGGGCTGCAGGGCCAGGAGAGCGTGCTGAAGGCCCGGGCGGCGGTGGCCTTCCACCAGGGCCGCTTCCCCGAGCTCTACGCTCTCCTGCGCGGGTTCCCCTTCTCCCCGCGCAGCCACCCtctcctgcagcagctctgGCTCCGCGCGCACTACCTGGAGGCCGAGCAGCAGCGCGGGCGCCCCCTGGGGGCCGTGGGGAAGTACCGCGTCCGTCGCAAGTTCCCCCTGCCCCGCACCATCTGGGATGGAGAGGAGACCAGCTACTGCTTTAAG gagaagTCGCGCAGCGTGCTGAGGGAGTGGTACTGCCACAAGCCGTACCCGTCGCCGCGGGAGAAGAGGGACCTGGCTGCGGCCACGGGCCTCACCGCCACGCAGGTCAGCAACTGGTTCAAGAACCGGCGCCAGAGGGACCGGGCCGCCCAGGGTCCGGACAG ggagggggaagagTCCAGCGTACCCCGGTTTTTGTGCTCAGATGGGACTCTGCACAGCACAGCGTTCCCCAGCTCGGATGATGACCTTTCACCTCCAGGGAGCCCCAGCACCCCTTACCCCTGCCCATACCCCCATCCTCACCCTAACAATTCCCATTGTGCCCCCACCATCCTGCAGGGCGGGTACCAGTTCTGA
- the six9 gene encoding SIX homeobox 9 isoform X3, producing MTSSFSPEQVACVCEVLLQGGSVERLASFLSSLPSWPGLQGQESVLKARAAVAFHQGRFPELYALLRGFPFSPRSHPLLQQLWLRAHYLEAEQQRGRPLGAVGKYRVRRKFPLPRTIWDGEETSYCFKRAEGVVLPQAVPVAAGEEGPGCGHGPHRHAGQQLVQEPAPEGPGRPGSGQQLHDFPALPTSIFFSRPGNVPASFTAPGLYCPLLRKP from the exons ATGACGTCCAGCTTCTCTCCGGAGCAGGTGGCGTGCGTGTGCGAGGTACTCCTGCAGGGCGGCAGCGTGGAGCGGCTGGCCTCCTTCCTGAGCTCCTTGCCCTCCTGGCCGGGGCTGCAGGGCCAGGAGAGCGTGCTGAAGGCCCGGGCGGCGGTGGCCTTCCACCAGGGCCGCTTCCCCGAGCTCTACGCTCTCCTGCGCGGGTTCCCCTTCTCCCCGCGCAGCCACCCtctcctgcagcagctctgGCTCCGCGCGCACTACCTGGAGGCCGAGCAGCAGCGCGGGCGCCCCCTGGGGGCCGTGGGGAAGTACCGCGTCCGTCGCAAGTTCCCCCTGCCCCGCACCATCTGGGATGGAGAGGAGACCAGCTACTGCTTTAAG CGTGCTGAGGGAGTGGTACTGCCACAAGCCGTACCCGTCGCCGCGGGAGAAGAGGGACCTGGCTGCGGCCACGGGCCTCACCGCCACGCAGGTCAGCAACTGGTTCAAGAACCGGCGCCAGAGGGACCGGGCCGCCCAGGGTCCGGACAG cagctgcatgaTTTTCCCGCCCTCCCCACTTCCATCTTCTTCTCTCGGCCTGGCAACGTGCCAGCCTCCTTCACAGCTCCTGGCTTATACTGCCCTCTGCTGAGGAAACCATGA
- the six9 gene encoding SIX homeobox 9 isoform X4, which yields MTSSFSPEQVACVCEVLLQGGSVERLASFLSSLPSWPGLQGQESVLKARAAVAFHQGRFPELYALLRGFPFSPRSHPLLQQLWLRAHYLEAEQQRGRPLGAVGKYRVRRKFPLPRTIWDGEETSYCFKRAEGVVLPQAVPVAAGEEGPGCGHGPHRHAGQQLVQEPAPEGPGRPGSGQGGGRVQRTPVFVLRWDSAQHSVPQLG from the exons ATGACGTCCAGCTTCTCTCCGGAGCAGGTGGCGTGCGTGTGCGAGGTACTCCTGCAGGGCGGCAGCGTGGAGCGGCTGGCCTCCTTCCTGAGCTCCTTGCCCTCCTGGCCGGGGCTGCAGGGCCAGGAGAGCGTGCTGAAGGCCCGGGCGGCGGTGGCCTTCCACCAGGGCCGCTTCCCCGAGCTCTACGCTCTCCTGCGCGGGTTCCCCTTCTCCCCGCGCAGCCACCCtctcctgcagcagctctgGCTCCGCGCGCACTACCTGGAGGCCGAGCAGCAGCGCGGGCGCCCCCTGGGGGCCGTGGGGAAGTACCGCGTCCGTCGCAAGTTCCCCCTGCCCCGCACCATCTGGGATGGAGAGGAGACCAGCTACTGCTTTAAG CGTGCTGAGGGAGTGGTACTGCCACAAGCCGTACCCGTCGCCGCGGGAGAAGAGGGACCTGGCTGCGGCCACGGGCCTCACCGCCACGCAGGTCAGCAACTGGTTCAAGAACCGGCGCCAGAGGGACCGGGCCGCCCAGGGTCCGGACAG ggagggggaagagTCCAGCGTACCCCGGTTTTTGTGCTCAGATGGGACTCTGCACAGCACAGCGTTCCCCAGCTCGGATGA
- the six5 gene encoding homeobox protein SIX5, with protein MASFSLEAGVETENSSPESAPEPGKLKEENADPDDDSEQLFETFESSALSFSTDQLACLCEALLQAGNVDRLCKFLSSIPPTADLLRGNETLLKAQALVAFHREEFKEMYAILESHYFHPSNHGFLQDLYLQARYKEAERSRGRTLGAVDKYRLRKKFPLPKTIWDGEETVYCFKEKSRNALKECYKSNRYPTPDEKRNLAKVTGLSLTQVSNWFKNRRQRDRTPSGANSKSESDGNHSTEDEASRGGLEDITLTPVAHDNPGCTTASLISLSGTPCSSGGQLLLNGTGGFLTTSHPLLLNGGSLLSGPGGGVIINGLTLSDGHTIPLSPVMGNPPLLLNGAQIIPKITGGVDLGPEDQAGTTQAALPAIVLNPGVNPSTAVSLPLPVDTKPTSSSAGATVIATVEFISSLAVQDGLTVKPEGDAQTLSPTSASPATLPSSALVQTSRPSETPAHTVARSQQGQVVPMPAQNPEMVVFATAGSQLTPSSQICQVVSSSSGPVPQVLSLPQVVPSIQGVPVSQLVQHQAGSQVSPCPQLVPVSPLTAQLPHGTPVPQFHPQTLHIASRLAPAQQLLGSSTPGEGAASISQQVQAGLALQLGDQPAPATTLLSTQIPGTQIIPISSPTQVVPAASQTGQATATHLVPLSLPQLVPVSSVPSVSFPQVVPASPSLSFSSPSGAFQILTSSTGPSMGVAQGAFRVNQLGPLQTVGAPAGGASGVQFLNSAPQFIQLPAGSSAGNLVLAGGMGGSPILTGLSIQQGKLVLTIPAGVQFANLPIKSGLEEASIAASVAPSNGGLPLTPIISLAPTPAPAPVCSSASPTLSSASFQTPEVSLGFIGSSALYSSPEPGAPATPASGGASPPTPQQALSPESLLSRSPACPVSLSAPVQLPPSAWSPVSLPGAAGLALFDVRGKGELGDEQGLLGLAGSEGLLLGTSPLDGDVGGAPRGLEDSEDADGDPKILTQLQSVPVDEDLVL; from the exons ATGGCTTCCTTTTCTTTGGAGGCAGGAGTAGAAACTGAAAACTCCTCACCAGAATCGGCTCCGGAACCGGGGAAGTTGAAAGAAGAGAATGCGGACCCCGACGACGATTCAGAGCAGTTGTTTGAAACTTTCGAGAGCTCTGCGCTTAGCTTCTCGACCGACCAGTTAGCATGTCTGTGCGAGGCGCTTCTACAGGCGGGCAATGTGGATCGCCTGTGCAAATtcctctcctccatccctccgACGGCCGACCTGCTACGTGGCAACGAGACCCTATTGAAGGCCCAAGCACTGGTCGCTTTTCACCGGGAGGAATTCAAGGAGATGTACGCGATTTTGGAGAGCCACTACTTTCACCCCAGCAACCACGGGTTCCTTCAGGACCTTTACTTACAGGCGCGCTACAAAGAGGCAGAGAGGTCCCGGGGTCGTACTCTGGGCGCAGTTGACAAGTATCGACTGAGGAAGAAGTTTCCCTTGCCAAAAACAATCTGGGACGGAGAGGAGACCGTGTATTGCTTCAAGGAGAAGTCCCGCAACGCGCTTAAGGAATGCTACAAGAGCAATAGGTATCCGACACCAGACGAGAAGAGAAACTTGGCGAAAGTAACCGGACTATCTCTCACTCAAGTCAGTAACTGGTTCAAGAACCGTCGCCAGAGAGATCGAACCCCGTCCGGTGCCAACAGTAAAAG tgagtcTGATGGAAATCACAGCACAGAGGACGAGGCCAGCAGGGGTGGTCTGGAAGACATCACCTTGACACCTGTCGCCCACGACAACCCCGGATGTACCACAGCCtccctcatctccctctctggcACTCCCTGCAGCTCTGGAGGTCAGCTGCTCCTCAACGGTACCGGTGGTTTTCTCACCACCTCTCACCCGCTTCTCCTTAATGGAGGCTCCCTGCTTTCGGGGCCCGGAGGGGGGGTCATCATCAATGGCCTTACCCTGAGCGACGGGCACACCATCCCCCTGAGCCCAGTAATGGGCaaccctcctcttctcctcaaCGGGGCCCAGATCATACCCAAAATAACCGGGGGCGTGGACCTGGGTCCCGAGGACCAGGCCGGGACCACCCAAGCTGCCCTGCCCGCCATCGTCCTGAACCCCGGCGTCAATCCCAGCACTGCTGTGTCTCTCCCGCTGCCGGTAGACACCAAGCCGACCTCAAGCAGTGCTGGAGCCACGGTCATCGCCACCGTCGAGTTCATCAGCTCCTTGGCTGTGCAAGATGGCCTGACTGTGAAGCCTGAAGGCGATGCCCAGACCCTGTCCCCCACTTCTGCCTCCCCAGCCACCCTTCCCTCTTCTGCCCTGGTCCAGACCAGCAGGCCATCCGAAACCCCTGCCCACACGGTGGCCCGATCCCAGCAAGGCCAGGTGGTGCCCATGCCTGCCCAGAACCCGGAGATGGTGGTGTTTGCCACCGCTGGGTCCCAGCTGACCCCCAGTAGCCAGATCTGCCAGGTGGTCTCCTCGTCCTCTGGCCCCGTGCCCCAAGTGCTGTCTCTGCCCCAGGTGGTCCCCTCTATCCAGGGTGTTCCCGTGTCCCAGCTGGTCCAGCACCAGGCTGGCTCGCAGGTCTCTCCGTGCCCCCAGCTGGTGCCTGTGTCACCCCTCACCGCGCAGCTCCCCCACGGGACCCCCGTCCCGCAGTTCCATCCTCAGACCCTCCACATCGCCTCCCGCCTGGCCCCGGCCCAGCAGCTGCTTGGGTCCTCCACCCCAGGCGAGGGTGCCGCATCCATCTCCCAGCAGGTGCAGGCAGGGCTGGCGCTCCAGCTGGGCGACCAGCCAGCCCCGGCCACCACCCTTCTGTCCACCCAAATACCCGGGACCCAGATCATCCCCATCTCCTCCCCGACGCAGGTTGTCCCTGCGGCATCCCAGACGGGCCAGGCCACCGCGACCCACCTGGTCCCCCTGTCGCTACCCCAGCTGGTACCTGTGTCCTCTGTGCCTTCCGTCTCCTTCCCCCAGGTGGTGCcagcctccccctccctctctttctcctcgcCCAGCGGGGCCTTTCAGATCCTGACCTCCAGCACAGGGCCCAGCATGGGTGTGGCCCAAGGGGCATTCAGGGTCAACCAGCTGGGGCCACTGCAGACTGTGGGGGCCCCTGCCGGCGGTGCCTCGGGGGTCCAGTTCCTGAACTCTGCACCCCAGTTCATTCAGCTTCCTGCAGGCTCCTCTG CGGGGAATCTGGTCCTTGCAGGAGGGATGGGTGGCAGTCCCATTCTCACTGGCCTCAGCATCCAGCAAGGCAAGCTGGTCCTGACCATCCCAGCAGGAGTCCAGTTTGCCAACCTGCCCATCAAGTCTGGCCTGGAAGAAGCCTCCATCGCTGCCAGTGTTGCCCCCAGCAACGGGGGCTTGCCCCTCACCCCCATCATCTCTCTTGcgcccacccctgccccagcccctgTCTGTTCCTCagcctcccccaccctctcctccgCCTCCTTTCAGACTCCAGAAGTCTCCCTCGGGTTCATTGGCTCGTCTGCGCTCTACTCCAGTCCTGAGCCGGGGGCCCCTGCCACGCCCGCCTCGGGCGGGGCCTCCCCGCCCACTCCGCAGCAGGCGCTGAGCCCCGAGAGTCTCCTGTCCCGCAGCCCCGCCTGCCCTGTCTCCCTGTCGGCCCCCGTGCAGCTCCCCCCCTCCGCCTGGAGCCCTGTGTCCCTGCCGGGGGCCGCTGGCCTGGCCCTATTCGACGTCCGCGGGAAAGGGGAACTGGGAGATGAGCAGGGCCTGCTGGGACTGGCCGGCAGTGAGGGGCTCCTCCTTGGGACCTCCCCTCTGGATGGGGATGTCGGGGGTGCACCGAGGGGGCTGGAGGACTCTGAGGACGCGGACGGGGATCCCAAGATCCTCACCCAACTTCAGTCTGTGCCGGTGGACGAGGACTTGGTTCTGTGA